The Melospiza georgiana isolate bMelGeo1 chromosome 1, bMelGeo1.pri, whole genome shotgun sequence genome contains the following window.
GCATTTTCCGCAGCAAGTTCCTGGAGCCGCCCAGGGCGACGGAGCTGCGGAGGGCCCGGCAGCACAGCGGCACCACGGCTACCCGGGCGCCCCACATTGCTGCCCTGGCCCGcgccccggcccggcacggGGAGCTCCCACCTCCGCTCCGGCTGTGCCTCAGGCTCCGGCTGCGGCTCCCCCTGCCGGCACGGAGGCCCGGGCCCGCGGCTGCGGATGTCCCGGCCGGTCCcggagagggaaggaaggaaggagagagggaaggagggagagaggccGAGCCGCcctcaggctgggcagggcttgcacaCACTCAGACCCTggctccctccccggcccgcgGCGGGAGCACGCACCCAAGGGCCGGGATTGCTGCcggagcggcggcagcagccGCCCCGACACGCCGGCTGCGCTTGTGGCTCTGCCGGGCGGTCCCTCTAAGACACCATTTACATGTCCTTCAATTCGCTGCTGCATCGGCGGACAGCTGTAAGGGGATGCGAGGAAAGTAGATAACATTGAGGCAAGACTCGGTGCTCCGGACTTTTCCATTGAAGATCAAGACAAAACACTGCAGTTTTCcacacagaactgctgctggATATTAAATAAATTGAACCTgtgatttatatattttatctgCATAACACGAAATTACACGAAGTAACTACATGAAAAGTGATCAAATTGCTGCTTCTGCACTGATGGCATTAATCCTAAATGcaagctgctcagggcagcacctCACGAGGGATAGGAAGACCCGCCAGGCCTGCCTCTATGCTCTCTGCCATTTCCTCCATCATAACCCAGCGCGTCTTCTTGGTGGCACTTCCGATGTGAGGAGTTATTATAACATTCTTCAGCTTTAACAAGGGGTGATccctgggagaggaaaagaaatgctgaacTAGTCACTCACAGCACACTCATCAGTATTTCATCAGTATTGCAGGCCGCcagggaaaataataattaaaaataaaacaaaacctaaTTGCATGACCCACGTATATTCAGAGGAGTTCAAAGTGCTGCCCAGCGTGGTGGGGTTTTATGCAACAAATCCTCCAAATAAGTAAGTGTGAATTTTATTTGGCTGAAACAGGATTAGGGACAAAGTTTCAGCAGGACCAGTGCACATACCTCATATACTCCTATTAACAAAATTTTACTCAGTTTGGACATCACACATAcacccttttatttttaacataaatACATGTCCTACCTTGGCAAAGGTTCAGGATATGTCAcatccagagcagctgccttaATAACTTTGTTTTGAAGGGCTTCCACCAAAGCATCCTGATCCACTATCAGACCTGGGGTACAGTAAGAAGGATATGTTTATTTTCATGTCCTCTCAGTATTCTTTTGGGTGAAGTGGTGAGGCAAACAGCAGGGCAGGCCAGGGTCACagtgcagaagcagcagtggaGTGGGAATGGGAAGCCTGGGTATGTGCATCAGGGAATTAGCAGAATGAAACCGAGTGCCAGGTGTCAGGGTGGGCTGTGCCACCCTAATGTGTGTGAGCAGCAACAttgcattaaataaataaaaagcttaAGTAGGAGATATATAGATACACATGGGCTTCTAACACTCCAAGGTCACTAACATTTCAGAGGTCTACTTTCTCATTATTATGGGAacacttaaatattttactgaGATATGACCATGGGTGTCTAAATAAACTAATAATCAgaaaatttacagaaaatttCAGAGGGACAGCCTCTATATTGAAGGTTTTCCCAGGACTTGTCATGCCACCAAACTTTAATGCAGTTTTGTTTATTCTGCACCTTACCTCTGCTGATATTAATAAGAGTAGCAGTGGGTTTcatcagctccagctccctcttCCCAATCATTTTGTGTGTCTGTGGAGTTAGGGTTGCAGCCAATAATACAAAATCTGACTGCTGGAGCAAATCATCTATCTTCTTACAGTAAATAGCTCCAACAGcactttcttcttccttttttctgaaggaaaaaatcccaaaattaaACTGCAGTAGCAAGAAACAAGGGAAATGTCAAATCACCAgtagagaaaatatttatttatctttaaatGTATCTTTATCTTTGCTGTGTAGTTCAAAGCAGTTAGCTGCTTGTCTGAAACTCAGTAAAAAAAAGATCAAGCTTTTTCCCACAATACCAAGTACACAAATGTGCAGTATGGTGGGGATGGAAAGTAAGAAATGGGTATCACATAAATACACTGAATAAATGATAAACCAAATGCATCTTTGTCACAATTTCTGTGCTAGGGATTCTTTTCCTACCCAAAAGCAAGATTGATGTCTTGTGAAAATCAATTAATTTAAGTAAGTAATGTGAAAATGAGGAAACAGATAAGACAGGGCAGGGATTAAATCTTCCCAAATCTATGTCAGCAACAGCTTGATTGTGCTGTGCATCAGTGCTGGTTCGCTGAAACCACACGCTGAGAACCTGCTGGCACACTCGATCTGAATCAGGATGAGGTTGGCTGGCTCTCTTCAAATTCccacaaaagaaaagaatggaatGGGCCTGATGGGAACACAAGGGCACAGGGCACATACACCTCATCTAGAAGACAGCAAACAGACTGGCAAGTCTGGCTCTATATTGTCACGTGGCTTTGGAAGGGTGAGATGTCTCTGCCTGAATCCCTGCCTCACCGAAATCACAGGAGTTAAGTCCTGCcagttttctcctttccagTCCATTGCAATGTCACCACCATGGCAGCAAGAAGTCAGGAGCCCCAACTAACAGGGAGAACCGTGAATTATATCTCTCCCATTCCTTCCTGACTTTCGTTCTGtaaaatttgggaaattaaCGACCATCTTGGAATATGTGTATGTACTTTTCCACTTAAAATAAAGAGCACTGTAAAAAGTGAAAGCACAGCAAAAAGTACAAATAACACATAAAAGGAGCGACAAAATAGAGTTGCCTTAGAACTGCAACAAGCTTTACCTCTGATTTCTGTTGTGGTACAAAATCTTCATTTCAAAGGCTTTGGCTCTTTCAGCCACTTTGTAACCAATTTTGCCCATTCCCAGGATTCCCAGGGTTGCTCCAGAAACCTCAACCCCCAGCCAGTCAACGGGGAAATACTCTGTGTCAGGGGAGACTGCCATCTCATGGCCTTGGAAGAGCAAAAGAAGAATTATGTAATCTAAAGGATGTTCCAGCATCTGGCTACttccccccacacacacacacgcacttTTTATCATAGGACTAGGCAGAAGCACAGAAGCAGTAATGTATCGTCATGTAATGTATTGTTTCTGGACAATAAGTGAGTAATGCTGCACTGTACACAGGACTGCTGACACTGATTTCTTGCTCAGGAGAGAGACATACCCAGCCTCTCTTTGGCAAGAAAGGAAGCAAGGAAGGTAACGCCAAAGCAGCCAGCCTCCTTGCAGATATACCAGGGTTGGCagggaaaagaaacacagaGCATGGTGGGCAGATTTCTTGTTTATAATTACTCAGATACATGGCAGCTTGGCAAAGACAGGCTTCAAACCTCCTTGagaatacattattttaatCCCCTTTTATTGCAACCTGAAAAGCAAGACTGCAATGAACAAGTACAATGAATAAGTGGCTGTGGGCTGAG
Protein-coding sequences here:
- the LOC131087434 gene encoding probable 2-ketogluconate reductase, with product MESQELPYVLVDCIGGRLGVYEDHLGFLKKRFHLITMKEYLENKTLLSKKIRAIYVWYHKPAINEELLQSLPNLKVVASAGVGIDHLDLKLLSSYGVKVSNTPFVVSTDTADMGMALMLASSRRLVEGHEMAVSPDTEYFPVDWLGVEVSGATLGILGMGKIGYKVAERAKAFEMKILYHNRNQRKKEEESAVGAIYCKKIDDLLQQSDFVLLAATLTPQTHKMIGKRELELMKPTATLINISRGLIVDQDALVEALQNKVIKAAALDVTYPEPLPRDHPLLKLKNVIITPHIGSATKKTRWVMMEEMAESIEAGLAGLPIPREVLP